Proteins encoded within one genomic window of Hevea brasiliensis isolate MT/VB/25A 57/8 chromosome 8, ASM3005281v1, whole genome shotgun sequence:
- the LOC110646660 gene encoding uncharacterized protein LOC110646660, with protein sequence MATSKVSLKLLIDKKSHKVLFAEAGKDFVDFLLYLLTLPIGSVIRLLTEQDMVGCLGDLYKSVDELGESYMSTSQIKESILKPTVSISATEVPLLLSSDELPTKLYKCRYCNKNTVKEPNGTCPSCVFRPYRDERVPSAEKGFVKGVVTYMVMDNLEVSPMSSISSIALLNKFKILELSALEERVVDLDMAEALKLLKESLQSKTVLTKVFLGEVITQVDL encoded by the exons ATGGCAACATCCAAAGTCAGCTTGAAGCTTCTGATAGACAAAAAGAGCCACAAGGTTCTTTTTGCAGAAGCAGGAAAAGATTTTGTCGATTTCCTTCTATACCTTCTTACTCTCCCTATAGGGTCTGTAATTAGGCTCTTAACAGAGCAAGACATGGTGGGTTGCCTAGGGGACCTGTATAAGAGCGTTGACGAACTCGGTGAATCTTACATGAGCACAAGCCAAATTAAAGAATCCATTTTGAAGCCAACAGTTTCCATCTCCGCCACTGAAGTCCCTCTCTTATTGTCTAGTGATGAACTCCCCACGAAACTATACAAATGTCGATATTGTAACAAAAACACAGTTAAGGAACCAAATGGGACTTGTCCTAGTTGCGTTTTCAGACCATATCGTGATGAGCGGGTGCCTTCTGCTGAGAAGGGTTTTGTGAAGGGTGTGGTAACTTACATGGTGATGGATAATTTGGAGGTGAGCCCTATGTCTTCCATATCAAGCATTGCTCTGCTCAACAAGTTCAAGATCCTGGAATTAAGTGCACTTGAAGAAAGGGTGGTTGATTTAGACATGGCTGAG GCTTTGAAGCTACTCAAGGAATCTTTGCAGTCTAAAACAGTTCTTACAAAAGTCTTTCTTGGGGAAGTTATTACTCAAGTGGATCTCTGA